The following are encoded together in the Streptomyces tsukubensis genome:
- a CDS encoding MFS transporter has translation MSGTTTAAPRGGAEPGRPGGLHTAGANRWLVLVVLCVSLLLVALDATVLHVAVPAVTEDLRPGAVQLLWIVDIYPLVCASLLILFGTLGDRVGRRRVLLIGYALFGVASAVAALATTPELLIAARALLGVGGAMIMPATLSILRMVFPDRRERALAIGVWSAVAAVGAAVGPLLGGFLLEHFWWGSVFLVNIPLMLVSLPVGRLLLPESRGAKDGPWDVVGALMAAAGLFGLVLGVKRAGGGEGVLNAVTLGSLVVGAALMFLFVRRQRGRPHPLVDLRMFSRSAFGTSVGCIVLAMLALVGLELVAAQYLQLVLGLSPLQTGLRLLPLTFAAMAAGLFGSKLLHRFGPRAMVACGFALTAAAVLTLTGMGAHDNPPLMICGFVLLGFGLESTLFGAYESMLSEAPQDQVGGAAAIGETSYQLGAGIGIALLGSVMNAAYAPGLSSVPGVSAASSALAGHSLGEAYEVSHRLGGHAGAVLRSAARESFVHGLHVTLLVSAALLLLGAMAALRLPPRMDCGPEGDASGAEDDGARPPAVREKSGTAPRSGDTEARAARRVPAVGAERRR, from the coding sequence ATGTCGGGGACGACCACGGCCGCGCCACGCGGCGGGGCGGAGCCGGGCCGGCCCGGGGGCCTTCACACGGCCGGCGCGAACCGCTGGCTCGTTCTCGTGGTCCTCTGCGTCAGCCTGCTGCTCGTCGCTCTCGACGCCACCGTGCTGCATGTGGCGGTCCCCGCGGTCACCGAGGACCTGCGCCCCGGCGCGGTCCAGCTCCTGTGGATCGTCGACATCTACCCGCTGGTCTGCGCCTCGCTGCTCATCCTCTTCGGCACCCTCGGGGACCGGGTGGGGCGCAGGCGCGTCCTGCTGATCGGCTACGCGCTCTTCGGGGTGGCCTCGGCGGTCGCCGCGCTCGCCACCACCCCTGAGCTGCTGATCGCCGCCCGCGCCCTGCTGGGGGTCGGTGGCGCCATGATCATGCCTGCCACCCTCTCCATACTCCGTATGGTCTTTCCCGACCGCAGGGAGCGCGCCCTCGCCATCGGCGTGTGGAGCGCGGTCGCCGCCGTCGGCGCGGCGGTCGGCCCGCTGCTCGGCGGCTTCCTGCTGGAGCACTTCTGGTGGGGGTCCGTCTTCCTCGTCAACATCCCCCTGATGCTGGTCAGCCTGCCCGTGGGCCGGCTGCTGCTGCCCGAGTCGAGGGGAGCGAAGGACGGGCCCTGGGACGTGGTGGGCGCGCTGATGGCAGCCGCGGGCCTCTTCGGCCTGGTCCTCGGGGTGAAGCGCGCCGGCGGGGGAGAGGGCGTGCTGAACGCCGTCACCCTGGGGTCCCTGGTGGTGGGCGCGGCCTTGATGTTCCTCTTCGTCCGCAGACAGCGAGGGCGCCCGCACCCCTTGGTGGACCTGCGGATGTTCTCCCGGTCCGCGTTCGGTACGTCGGTCGGCTGCATCGTGCTCGCCATGCTGGCCCTCGTCGGCCTCGAACTCGTCGCCGCGCAGTATCTCCAGCTCGTCCTCGGCCTCTCGCCGCTCCAGACCGGGCTGCGGCTGCTGCCGCTCACCTTCGCGGCGATGGCGGCGGGACTCTTCGGTTCGAAGCTGCTGCACCGGTTCGGACCGAGGGCGATGGTGGCCTGCGGCTTCGCCCTGACGGCGGCCGCCGTGCTGACGCTGACGGGGATGGGCGCCCACGACAACCCGCCGCTGATGATCTGCGGTTTCGTGCTGCTCGGCTTCGGTCTGGAGAGCACCCTCTTCGGGGCGTACGAGTCGATGCTGAGCGAGGCCCCGCAGGACCAGGTGGGCGGGGCCGCGGCGATAGGGGAGACGTCGTACCAACTGGGCGCGGGCATCGGGATCGCCCTGCTGGGCAGCGTCATGAACGCCGCCTACGCGCCAGGACTGTCGTCGGTGCCAGGGGTCTCCGCCGCGTCGAGCGCCCTCGCGGGGCACTCGCTCGGGGAGGCCTACGAGGTCTCCCACCGGCTCGGCGGTCACGCGGGCGCGGTTCTGCGCTCGGCGGCGCGCGAGTCCTTCGTCCACGGCCTGCATGTGACGCTCCTGGTCAGCGCCGCGCTGCTGCTGCTCGGGGCGATGGCCGCGCTGCGGCTGCCGCCGAGGATGGACTGCGGCCCCGAGGGGGACGCGTCCGGCGCGGAGGACGACGGAGCCCGACCCCCTGCCGTACGGGAGAAGAGTGGCACCGCCCCGAGGTCCGGGGACACGGAGGCGCGGGCCGCGCGCCGGGTGCCGGCGGTCGGCGCAGAGCGCCGCCGCTGA
- a CDS encoding phosphatase PAP2 family protein: protein MRTEPNPGRLQRLFARLDREPERPASLHVPGMSRHRVALLGATLAFYLAIVWAVVINSWLVRLDWQVMFFRPYQQWPQVHAFLDYFVVLGQRGPTAVMVMAWLGWRSWRQHTLRPLLVLGASLLLLNATVGAAKYGMGRLGPHYATLIGSNEMGQGGDIFPSGHTANAVVTWGILAYLASTPRARRYLSAGSALVSLGVGLTTVYLGTHWLSDVVLGWAAGLLVLLALPWCEPLITRVEAWIFSLREAWRHRPAPVMPTPAAPVPVGASSDALPQSARTAEGGSLRDPSAEEGTKSGRDPVGAGHGGTGRTARQERAHNLRPDRAPGTPSGTRRPQPPDRVAPRSTSARPVTGG from the coding sequence GTGCGTACCGAACCAAACCCAGGCCGCCTTCAGCGGCTCTTCGCGCGGCTGGACCGTGAGCCGGAACGGCCGGCCAGTCTTCACGTGCCCGGGATGAGCCGACACCGAGTCGCACTCCTGGGCGCGACCCTCGCCTTCTACCTGGCCATCGTCTGGGCGGTGGTGATCAACTCCTGGCTGGTCCGGCTGGACTGGCAGGTCATGTTCTTCCGTCCTTACCAGCAGTGGCCGCAGGTGCACGCCTTCCTGGACTACTTCGTGGTGCTGGGACAGCGCGGCCCCACCGCCGTCATGGTGATGGCCTGGCTCGGCTGGCGTTCGTGGCGCCAGCACACCCTGCGCCCGCTGCTCGTCCTCGGCGCCTCGCTGCTGCTGCTCAATGCCACGGTGGGCGCCGCCAAGTACGGCATGGGCAGGCTCGGACCGCACTACGCGACCCTGATCGGCTCGAACGAGATGGGCCAGGGCGGCGATATATTTCCCTCAGGACACACCGCCAACGCCGTCGTGACCTGGGGAATCCTCGCCTACCTCGCCTCGACCCCCCGCGCCAGGCGCTATCTCTCCGCGGGCTCCGCACTGGTCTCCCTCGGCGTCGGCCTCACGACCGTCTATCTCGGTACGCACTGGCTGAGCGACGTCGTCCTCGGCTGGGCGGCGGGACTGCTCGTCCTGCTGGCGCTGCCCTGGTGCGAGCCGTTGATCACCCGAGTGGAGGCCTGGATCTTCTCGCTGCGCGAGGCCTGGCGCCACCGCCCCGCCCCGGTCATGCCCACCCCGGCCGCGCCCGTCCCTGTCGGTGCCTCCTCCGACGCGCTCCCGCAGAGCGCACGGACGGCCGAGGGCGGCTCCCTGCGGGACCCCTCGGCCGAGGAGGGCACGAAGAGCGGCCGCGACCCGGTCGGTGCGGGCCACGGCGGGACGGGCCGCACCGCACGCCAGGAGCGCGCGCACAACCTCCGCCCCGACCGCGCGCCCGGCACGCCCTCCGGCACCCGCAGGCCGCAGCCGCCCGACCGGGTCGCGCCGCGTTCCACCTCGGCGAGGCCGGTGACCGGCGGCTGA
- a CDS encoding I78 family peptidase inhibitor, translating to MAPIPTPSEDPEDNPETYVGLDRASAERLARERGWATVRSLAPGTIITMEFLSGRLNFEVADETVKRCWKG from the coding sequence ATGGCACCTATCCCGACCCCGTCCGAGGACCCCGAGGACAACCCGGAGACCTACGTCGGCCTCGACCGGGCGAGCGCGGAGCGGCTGGCCCGCGAGCGCGGCTGGGCCACGGTCAGGTCGCTGGCCCCCGGCACCATCATCACCATGGAGTTCCTCTCGGGACGGCTGAACTTCGAAGTCGCCGACGAGACCGTGAAGCGCTGCTGGAAGGGGTGA
- a CDS encoding helix-turn-helix transcriptional regulator has translation MLETSARLLRLLSLLQAHREWSGAALADRLGVTPRTVRRDVDRLRELGYPVNATPGTGGGYQLGAGAELPPLLLDDDEAVAVAVGLRQAAGGGVEGIGESSVRALAKLEQVLPGRLRHRVGALNAFTVPMMRPAREATIDPSLLTELAHLCRDSRRLRFSYRDHGGTVTRRTVEPHRLVCTERRWYLVAWDVDRSAWRTFRVDRISPKPPHGPRFEPRDPPADDLAAYVSEGVSSRVYSARAVIRLLVSAETAAGRVTPTSGAIEPESDTTCLLRTGAASLDVLVIHVMLLGFEFEVLEAEGLTEHLAAARDRLSRALERSAEPTPVSGG, from the coding sequence ATGTTGGAGACCTCGGCACGACTGCTGCGTCTGCTCTCGCTGCTCCAGGCACACCGTGAGTGGTCCGGTGCGGCACTGGCCGACCGCCTCGGCGTCACCCCGCGCACGGTGCGGCGCGACGTCGACCGTCTCAGGGAACTCGGCTATCCCGTCAACGCGACCCCGGGGACCGGTGGCGGCTACCAGTTGGGTGCAGGCGCCGAACTGCCGCCGCTGCTGCTCGACGACGACGAGGCCGTGGCCGTCGCGGTGGGACTGCGCCAGGCCGCAGGCGGCGGCGTAGAGGGCATCGGTGAGTCCTCGGTCCGGGCCCTCGCCAAACTCGAACAGGTCCTGCCGGGGAGGCTGCGTCACCGGGTCGGCGCGCTCAACGCCTTCACCGTGCCGATGATGCGGCCCGCGCGGGAGGCGACGATCGACCCGTCGCTCCTCACCGAACTCGCCCACCTGTGCCGCGACAGCCGACGGCTGCGGTTCTCCTACCGCGACCACGGGGGCACCGTCACCCGCCGCACCGTCGAACCGCACCGCCTGGTCTGTACCGAGCGCCGCTGGTACCTCGTCGCCTGGGACGTGGACCGCTCCGCCTGGCGCACCTTCCGCGTCGACCGCATCTCGCCGAAGCCGCCGCACGGTCCTCGGTTCGAGCCCCGCGATCCGCCGGCCGACGATCTGGCCGCCTACGTCTCCGAGGGGGTCTCCAGCCGGGTCTATTCGGCGCGGGCCGTGATCAGGCTGCTGGTATCGGCGGAGACGGCCGCGGGGCGCGTCACGCCGACTTCGGGGGCGATCGAGCCGGAGAGCGACACGACCTGCCTGCTGCGGACCGGGGCCGCCAGTCTCGATGTCCTCGTCATCCATGTGATGCTGCTCGGCTTCGAGTTCGAGGTGCTGGAGGCCGAAGGGCTCACCGAGCACCTCGCCGCGGCCAGGGACCGGCTCTCGCGGGCGCTGGAACGCTCCGCCGAGCCCACTCCGGTATCCGGTGGATGA
- a CDS encoding FixH family protein codes for MTTLATPPAPRRPRGPVGGPASTEGPGQADGQGPPCADCIADSAGGLTFDLADPGGEGIAHLLLRRRVDEDEVRLPLTPTGDGRLRAALPSTVELAEGRWDAYAELYGAEPERLVLGVGDLRSLLDRSPSGSLGHVAVRIPYVTKYGNLTVRSWRRAPHAEAGEIHVGTGTTTVSGRLYGTQLGAGAYAEARYGADGGAVRRAEATGVGAEFTIALDHPGLAESARGDWQLWLRPSGESGPEVRLARLLDDVVDKRQIYTYPAVVCAAADGSALVGPAFTQDNDLVIRVVSVSEGAVEQEGKG; via the coding sequence ATGACGACCCTGGCCACTCCGCCCGCGCCGAGGCGCCCACGGGGACCGGTGGGAGGCCCGGCCTCCACCGAGGGCCCCGGCCAGGCCGACGGCCAGGGCCCGCCCTGCGCCGACTGCATCGCGGACTCCGCGGGAGGCCTCACCTTCGACCTCGCCGATCCCGGTGGGGAGGGCATCGCCCACCTGCTGCTGCGCAGGCGCGTCGACGAGGACGAGGTGCGGCTGCCGCTCACGCCGACCGGTGACGGCCGGCTGCGGGCGGCGCTGCCGAGCACGGTGGAGTTGGCGGAGGGCCGCTGGGACGCCTACGCCGAGCTGTACGGAGCCGAGCCGGAACGTCTCGTGCTCGGCGTGGGTGACCTGCGCTCACTGCTCGACCGCAGCCCGAGCGGCTCGCTCGGCCATGTCGCCGTGCGGATCCCGTACGTCACCAAGTACGGCAATCTCACCGTGCGGAGCTGGCGGCGCGCCCCGCACGCAGAGGCGGGCGAGATCCACGTCGGTACCGGGACGACCACGGTCAGCGGGAGGCTCTACGGCACCCAACTCGGCGCCGGTGCCTACGCGGAGGCCAGGTACGGGGCGGACGGCGGCGCTGTCCGTCGGGCCGAGGCGACGGGCGTGGGCGCGGAGTTCACCATCGCCCTGGACCACCCGGGGCTCGCCGAGAGCGCCAGGGGCGACTGGCAGCTGTGGCTGCGGCCCTCGGGGGAGTCGGGTCCCGAAGTGCGGCTGGCCAGGCTGCTCGACGACGTGGTCGACAAGCGGCAGATCTACACCTATCCGGCGGTGGTGTGCGCGGCGGCCGACGGCTCGGCGCTGGTGGGTCCGGCCTTCACCCAGGACAACGACCTGGTCATCAGGGTTGTTTCGGTCTCCGAGGGCGCGGTGGAGCAGGAAGGGAAGGGCTGA
- a CDS encoding glycosyltransferase family 4 protein, whose protein sequence is MHISFLIHNAYGIGGTIRTTYNLAGALAEQHDVEIVSVFRNREEPVFAPAPRIRLRHLVDLRKDSPDYDGDDPRHYVPAKVFPSTEGRYRQYSALTDLRIAHYLRSVRADIVVSTRPGLNYHLATQTRRGPLLVGQEHLTLDTHSRELRLQLRGAYPRLDVFTTTTEADAAVYRRKMRLPGVHVEAVPNPVPAPRIEPADGHGKWVVAAGRLAPLKRYDLLVKAFDTVRAERPDWRLRIYGGGAQRERLRELIDRLGLYNHVYLMGPTHPIEPEWVKGSIGAVTSSLESFGMTIVEAIRCGLPVVSTDCPLGPGEIINNGVDGRLVRVGDRGAVAAGLLELINDDELRLRMSGAALESSARFDPGRIAERYETLFTSSLARRGRHMGGRVRASLHRTRGTLLSGAYAVRDAGRTTWRKGRTA, encoded by the coding sequence ATGCATATTTCATTCCTGATCCACAACGCTTACGGGATCGGAGGGACGATCCGCACGACGTACAACCTTGCGGGCGCGCTCGCCGAGCAGCACGATGTCGAGATCGTCTCCGTCTTCCGCAACAGGGAGGAACCCGTCTTCGCGCCCGCCCCGCGTATCCGGCTGCGTCACCTCGTCGATCTGCGCAAGGACAGCCCCGACTACGACGGGGACGATCCGCGCCACTACGTCCCCGCGAAGGTCTTCCCCTCGACGGAGGGCCGTTACCGGCAGTACAGCGCCCTCACGGACCTGCGGATCGCCCACTACCTGCGCAGTGTCCGGGCGGACATCGTCGTGAGCACGAGGCCGGGACTCAACTACCACCTGGCCACCCAGACCAGGCGCGGACCGCTGCTCGTGGGCCAGGAGCACCTCACCCTGGACACCCACTCGCGCGAGCTGCGCCTCCAACTCCGCGGCGCCTACCCGCGACTCGACGTGTTCACCACCACCACCGAGGCCGACGCGGCGGTCTACCGGCGCAAGATGCGGCTGCCGGGTGTCCACGTCGAGGCCGTGCCCAATCCGGTGCCCGCGCCGCGGATCGAACCCGCGGACGGCCACGGCAAGTGGGTCGTGGCCGCGGGCAGGCTCGCCCCGCTGAAACGCTACGACCTGCTGGTCAAGGCCTTCGACACGGTGCGGGCCGAACGCCCGGACTGGCGGCTGCGCATCTACGGGGGCGGGGCGCAGAGGGAACGGTTGCGCGAGCTGATCGACCGGCTGGGCCTCTACAACCATGTCTATCTGATGGGCCCCACCCACCCCATCGAGCCCGAGTGGGTCAAGGGGTCGATCGGCGCCGTCACCTCCAGTCTGGAGTCGTTCGGGATGACGATCGTCGAAGCGATAAGGTGCGGGCTGCCCGTCGTCTCCACCGACTGTCCTCTCGGCCCCGGCGAGATCATCAACAACGGGGTGGACGGCAGGCTGGTGCGCGTCGGCGACAGGGGCGCGGTCGCGGCGGGGCTGCTGGAACTCATCAACGACGACGAACTGCGGCTGCGGATGTCCGGGGCCGCGCTGGAATCCTCCGCGCGGTTCGACCCGGGCAGGATCGCGGAGCGGTACGAGACACTGTTCACCTCGTCCCTGGCCCGCCGCGGACGTCACATGGGCGGCCGGGTGCGAGCCTCGCTGCACCGCACCCGCGGCACGCTTCTGAGCGGCGCCTACGCCGTCCGCGACGCCGGAAGAACGACATGGAGAAAGGGGCGCACCGCATGA
- the der gene encoding ribosome biogenesis GTPase Der, producing MNDQTQPDGPEPEHGALGDAEYERFMELAAEEGFDIEDVEGAIEEAGHGPLPVLAVVGRPNVGKSTLVNRIIGRREAVVEDKPGVTRDRVTYEAEWSGSRFKLVDTGGWEQDVLGIDASVAAQAEYAIEAADAVVFVVDSTVGATDTDQAVVRLLRKAGKPVVLCANKVDGLSGEADATALWSLGLGEPHPVSALHGRGTGDMLDAVIEALPEAPRMTFGGAVLGGPRRIALIGRPNVGKSSLLNKVANEDRVVVNQIAGTTRDPVDELIQLGGVVWKFVDTAGIRKRVHLQQGADYYASLRTAAAVEKAEVAVVLIDVSESISVQDQRIVTMAVEAGRALVLAFNKWDTLDDERRYYLEREIETELAQVAWAPRVNVSALTGRHMEKLVPAIETAIEGWETRVPTGRLNAFLGELVSSHPHPIRGGKQPRILFGTQAGTKPPRFVLFASGFIEHGYRRYVERRLREEFGFEGTPIHISVRVRERRGRKK from the coding sequence ATGAACGACCAGACCCAGCCCGACGGCCCGGAGCCCGAGCACGGGGCGCTCGGCGACGCCGAGTACGAGCGGTTCATGGAGCTCGCCGCCGAAGAGGGCTTCGACATCGAGGACGTCGAGGGCGCCATCGAGGAGGCGGGCCACGGACCGCTGCCCGTCCTCGCCGTCGTCGGCCGCCCCAATGTCGGCAAGTCGACCCTGGTGAACCGGATCATCGGCCGCCGTGAGGCGGTCGTCGAGGACAAGCCAGGCGTCACCCGTGACCGCGTGACCTACGAGGCCGAGTGGTCGGGCAGCCGCTTCAAGCTCGTCGACACCGGCGGCTGGGAACAGGACGTCCTCGGCATCGACGCCTCCGTCGCCGCCCAGGCCGAGTACGCCATCGAGGCGGCGGACGCGGTGGTCTTCGTGGTGGACTCCACCGTCGGAGCCACCGACACCGACCAGGCCGTGGTACGGCTGCTGCGCAAGGCGGGCAAGCCCGTCGTGCTCTGCGCCAACAAGGTCGACGGGCTCTCCGGCGAGGCCGACGCGACGGCGCTCTGGTCCCTGGGCCTCGGCGAACCGCACCCCGTCTCCGCGCTGCACGGCCGCGGCACCGGTGACATGCTCGACGCGGTCATCGAGGCCCTGCCCGAGGCGCCCCGGATGACCTTCGGCGGCGCCGTGCTCGGCGGTCCCCGCCGCATCGCCCTCATCGGCCGCCCCAACGTCGGCAAGTCGTCGCTGCTGAACAAGGTCGCCAATGAGGACAGGGTCGTCGTCAACCAGATCGCGGGCACGACCCGTGACCCGGTCGACGAACTGATCCAACTCGGTGGCGTCGTATGGAAGTTCGTCGACACCGCGGGTATCCGCAAGCGTGTCCACCTCCAGCAGGGCGCCGACTACTACGCCTCGCTGCGTACCGCGGCGGCGGTCGAGAAGGCCGAGGTCGCCGTCGTCCTCATCGACGTGTCCGAGTCCATCAGCGTCCAGGACCAGCGGATCGTCACCATGGCCGTCGAGGCGGGGCGTGCCCTTGTCCTCGCGTTCAACAAGTGGGACACCCTCGACGACGAGCGCCGCTACTACCTGGAGCGGGAGATCGAGACGGAGCTGGCGCAGGTCGCGTGGGCGCCCCGGGTCAACGTCTCCGCGCTGACCGGCCGCCACATGGAGAAGCTGGTCCCCGCGATCGAGACGGCCATCGAGGGCTGGGAGACACGCGTGCCCACCGGCAGGCTCAACGCCTTCCTCGGTGAGCTGGTCTCGTCCCACCCGCACCCGATCCGCGGCGGCAAGCAGCCCCGCATCCTCTTCGGCACGCAGGCCGGCACCAAGCCTCCTCGGTTCGTGCTCTTCGCCTCCGGTTTCATCGAGCACGGCTACCGGCGGTACGTGGAGCGCAGGCTCCGCGAGGAGTTCGGCTTCGAGGGGACGCCGATCCACATCTCGGTGCGTGTGCGCGAGAGGCGCGGGCGCAAGAAGTAG
- a CDS encoding lysophospholipid acyltransferase family protein, whose protein sequence is MCRHPRRGEAGGQVTEGSTAPSERGAAVGRGIGVGLMNGLWKPRVLGAWRVPASGPVILAVNHSHMIDGPMVMGTAPRPVHFLIKKEAFVGPLDPFLRGIGQVRVDRTGADRAAITDALGVLADGGVLGIFPEGTRGEGDFAALRAGLAYFAVRSGAPIVPVAVLGSTDRAGRLVPGLPALRGRIDLVFGDAFRAGDGSGPRTRKVLDEATVRIQDRLTAHLANARRLTGRSATLE, encoded by the coding sequence GTGTGTCGTCACCCTCGTCGAGGAGAAGCGGGCGGCCAGGTGACAGAAGGCTCCACGGCTCCCTCGGAGCGCGGCGCGGCCGTCGGCCGGGGGATCGGCGTCGGGCTGATGAACGGCTTGTGGAAGCCGCGTGTGCTGGGCGCCTGGCGCGTCCCCGCCTCCGGCCCCGTGATCCTCGCCGTCAACCACTCCCACATGATCGACGGCCCGATGGTGATGGGGACCGCGCCGAGGCCGGTGCACTTCCTGATCAAGAAAGAGGCGTTCGTCGGTCCGCTCGACCCGTTCCTGCGCGGTATCGGACAGGTCAGGGTGGACCGTACGGGCGCCGACCGCGCCGCCATCACGGACGCCCTGGGCGTTCTGGCGGACGGCGGCGTCCTCGGGATCTTTCCCGAGGGCACCCGCGGTGAGGGGGACTTCGCCGCACTACGGGCAGGGCTCGCGTACTTCGCGGTACGCAGCGGGGCGCCGATCGTCCCGGTGGCGGTGCTCGGCTCCACGGACCGCGCCGGCAGGCTCGTACCGGGACTGCCCGCTCTGCGCGGCAGGATCGACCTCGTCTTCGGGGACGCCTTCCGGGCGGGCGACGGCAGCGGTCCACGTACGCGCAAGGTGCTCGACGAGGCCACCGTGCGGATCCAGGACAGGCTCACCGCCCACCTGGCGAACGCCAGGCGCCTCACCGGGCGCTCGGCGACACTTGAGTAG
- the cmk gene encoding (d)CMP kinase: MESVIVAIDGPSGTGKSSTSKAVAAELGLRYLDTGAQYRAITWWMVSNGIDVADPQAIAGAAEKPEIVSGTDPAAPAITVDGVDVAGPIRTQDVTSKVSAVSAVPEVRTRITELQRSIAREAGGIVVEGRDIGTTVLPDADLKIFLTASPEARAARRSGELKGKEAGDLAATREALIQRDAADSGRKTSPLAKADDAVEVDTTELTLQQVIECVVTLVEEKRAAR; encoded by the coding sequence GTGGAATCCGTGATCGTCGCCATCGACGGCCCCTCCGGCACGGGCAAGTCCAGCACCTCGAAGGCGGTCGCCGCCGAGCTGGGCCTGCGCTACCTGGACACCGGCGCGCAGTACCGGGCGATCACCTGGTGGATGGTGAGCAACGGGATCGACGTCGCAGACCCGCAGGCGATCGCGGGCGCGGCCGAGAAGCCCGAGATCGTCTCGGGCACCGACCCGGCCGCTCCTGCCATCACCGTCGACGGCGTCGACGTGGCCGGGCCCATCAGGACCCAGGACGTGACCTCCAAGGTCAGCGCGGTCAGCGCGGTCCCCGAGGTGCGCACGAGGATCACCGAACTTCAGCGTTCGATCGCCCGCGAGGCCGGTGGCATCGTGGTCGAGGGCCGGGACATCGGCACCACGGTGCTGCCCGACGCCGACCTCAAGATCTTCCTCACCGCCTCTCCCGAGGCCCGCGCGGCCCGCCGCAGCGGCGAACTGAAGGGCAAGGAGGCCGGTGACCTGGCCGCCACCCGCGAGGCGCTGATACAGCGGGACGCGGCCGACTCGGGCCGCAAGACCTCCCCGCTCGCCAAGGCGGACGACGCGGTCGAGGTCGACACCACGGAGCTCACCCTCCAGCAGGTCATCGAGTGTGTCGTCACCCTCGTCGAGGAGAAGCGGGCGGCCAGGTGA
- a CDS encoding prephenate dehydrogenase, translated as MRTALVIGTGLIGTSAALALVGRGVTVYLTDHDPGQARTAAALGAGTDEQPEGPVDLAIVAVPPAHVARTLAEAMDRGAARGYLDVASVKGGPRRELEERGLDLTTYLGTHPMAGRERSGPLAATADLFEGRPWVLTPTPGTDTEVLNQALELVSLCRAVPVVMPADAHDRAVALVSHMPHLMSALVAARLEKADDGAVRLCGQGVRDVTRVAASDPAMWIDILNANPGPVADLLSAVAVDLDDAVRALRLLESADPAKRGEGAAGVETLLRRGNKGRGRVPGKHGAAPLAYETVAVLISDQPGELARIFADAGRAAVNIEDVRIEHATGQQAGLVQLMVEPSAAPVLSAALRERGWSIRQ; from the coding sequence GTGAGAACCGCCCTCGTCATCGGTACCGGCCTCATCGGTACCTCCGCCGCCCTGGCCCTCGTCGGCCGTGGGGTCACGGTGTACCTCACCGACCACGACCCGGGCCAGGCCCGTACCGCCGCCGCGCTCGGCGCGGGCACCGACGAGCAGCCCGAGGGCCCCGTCGATCTCGCGATCGTCGCCGTGCCGCCCGCGCACGTCGCCCGCACCCTGGCCGAGGCCATGGACCGGGGGGCGGCGCGCGGCTACCTCGATGTGGCCAGCGTCAAGGGCGGACCCCGCAGGGAGCTGGAGGAGCGTGGCCTCGACCTGACCACCTACCTCGGCACCCATCCCATGGCGGGCCGGGAACGGTCGGGGCCGCTGGCCGCCACCGCCGACCTCTTCGAGGGCCGGCCCTGGGTCCTCACGCCCACCCCTGGCACGGACACCGAGGTGCTCAACCAGGCGCTGGAGCTGGTCTCCCTGTGCCGGGCCGTCCCGGTCGTCATGCCGGCCGACGCCCACGACCGGGCCGTCGCGCTCGTCTCCCACATGCCGCACCTCATGTCCGCGCTGGTGGCCGCGCGCCTGGAGAAGGCCGACGACGGCGCCGTACGGCTCTGCGGGCAGGGCGTGCGCGATGTCACCCGCGTCGCCGCCTCCGACCCGGCCATGTGGATCGACATCCTCAACGCCAACCCGGGGCCCGTCGCCGACCTGCTCTCCGCCGTCGCGGTCGACCTGGACGACGCGGTACGCGCGCTGCGGCTGCTGGAGTCCGCCGACCCCGCCAAGCGCGGTGAGGGCGCCGCGGGGGTGGAGACGCTGCTGCGGCGGGGCAACAAGGGACGCGGCCGAGTGCCGGGCAAACACGGGGCCGCCCCCCTCGCGTACGAGACGGTGGCCGTCCTCATCAGCGACCAGCCGGGCGAGCTGGCCAGGATCTTCGCCGACGCCGGGCGGGCCGCGGTCAACATCGAGGACGTCAGGATCGAGCACGCCACCGGACAGCAGGCGGGACTGGTCCAGCTCATGGTCGAGCCGAGCGCCGCCCCCGTACTCAGTGCGGCGCTGCGCGAACGTGGCTGGTCGATCCGGCAGTAG
- the aroH gene encoding chorismate mutase — protein sequence MAVRAVRGAVQLERDAADHMAEQVSELLTALLERNGLTADDLISIWFTATPDLHSDFPAAAARGLGIVDVPLICAQELDIAGAMPRVVRILAHTESDRPKSEIAHVYLGAAGALRKDIAQ from the coding sequence GTGGCGGTACGAGCGGTCCGGGGCGCGGTCCAACTGGAGCGGGACGCAGCCGATCACATGGCCGAACAGGTCAGCGAGCTGCTGACGGCCCTGCTCGAACGCAACGGCCTCACCGCGGACGACCTGATCAGCATCTGGTTCACCGCCACCCCCGACCTGCACAGCGACTTCCCCGCGGCCGCCGCGCGGGGGCTCGGGATCGTCGACGTACCGCTGATCTGCGCCCAGGAGCTCGACATAGCGGGAGCCATGCCACGCGTCGTGCGGATACTCGCGCACACGGAGTCCGACCGGCCGAAGTCGGAGATCGCCCACGTCTACCTCGGGGCCGCCGGGGCCCTGCGCAAGGACATCGCCCAGTGA